Within Deltaproteobacteria bacterium, the genomic segment CAATGTGCCGATCCAGGGCATTGTAGACGATATTGCACTGGGCACCCTTGAACCAACGATAACGGGGCGCGTTGGAATCATCGAGAACCGTGTCCCAGCACTGGAACCAATCCAGTTCCTGGGCCGCGTCCTCCCAGTAGCCGAGGTGGTCCGCCCTGGCCGAGGCCTGGGCCGTGGCGAATTCCTGCGGGTTGACGTTGGCCTCGATGACCAATTGGGGCAGCGGACGAAAGACGAGTTCTTCGCTCTGGATCATGTCCGGTTCGTTCATGGCGGACTCCTTGCGCGGCTGGTTGCGCTTCATGCATCGTTCCTCGTGGTCTACGCGTTCTCGCCGCGTTGGCGAAGGCGGTTCTCGGCAAAAGGTCTGTTCATGGTGGTGAGCGCCTAAAGTTGCAAAATTTTCTTGAGTTCGCCGATGCGGCGGCGGCTGACCGGCAGTTCGATTTTTTTCCGCCCGGCGGTGCGCAGCATGTAATTGCCGCCGGGCATGGACGCGATTTCCGTGACCATGTCCAGATTGACCAGGTATTTGCGATGCACCCGGCAAAAGCGGTGGGGCTTCAGGCGCGCTTCCAGATTTTTCAGACGATAGGAAGTCAGAAAGCGGTCCTGGGCCGTGTGCACGAAGCTGTAATCCTCGTAGGCCTCGACATAGACGATCTGTGTATAAGGGATGAGGATATGCCGCCCTTCCTGGTTCACGGGCAGTTTCTCGATCTCTGGCGGACGCTCGCGGTTCAGGTCCCAGGCCTGGCGCAGGGCGTTGACGAAAACCTCCTCCTCGTCGTCGCCCAGGGCCAGATGCAGGGTTTCCTCGTTGGAGGCCTGGGCGGCCCGCATGGGCTGGGTCGGCGGCGCGGCTTTTTTACGCGGCAACAGGGGCCTCAGACGCTCGATGGTCCGGGCAAAACGGGCCGCGTTGACCGGCCAGAGCAGATAATCGGCCGCGCCCAGCTCGAACGCCGTGAAGGCGTGGTCCTCCTCGGTGGCGAGAAAGATGAGGGCCGGCGGGTCGTCCCCCTGGGCCAGATGCGCCGCCAGGTCCATGCCGCTGACCCCATGCGGCAGCTCCGTGCCCATGAAAAAAACATCGTAGGGGATGAAGGCGAGCATCTCCAGGGCCTCGAACGAGGACACGGCCTCGCCGAGCACGACGATTTCCTTGACAGGGTCGAGGAGGTCTCGCAATTGGGAACGAACCTTGGAATCCGGATGCAGCAACAGGGCTTTGAGCTTGGACATGACGCCAGCCTGGTCACGGGTAATGGGACAATCGATTCTCTATCCTCGAAGTCCAAAGACCTCAAGTTCCAACCCGCGCCACGTGTCCGGCCACCCTGGCCCCCTCGCGATATCGCGGTCCGCCTTGGTTTTCGGCCCGCTTTTCCACCCCGTCCGGAAATGGACAACGTCAGGGAAATCACATACCAGAAAACGTTTTTTATCCGTACAACACGGGTGTCCAAGCACCCGCGACAGGACCCATGCCCACACAAGAACACATCAGAAATTTCAGTATCATCGCCCATATCGACCACGGCAAGTCAACCCTGGCCGATCGGATCATGGAAAAAACCAAGCTCATTTCCGATCGCCAGAAAAAGGACCAATACCTGGATCGCATGGAATTGGAACAGGAGCGCGGCATCACCATCAAGGCCCAGACCGTGCGCATTCCGTACCGCTCCAAGAACGGACGGGACTATATCCTGAACCTCATCGACACCCCCGGCCACGTGGACTTTTCCTACGAGGTCTCGCGCAGCCTGGCCGCGTGCGACGGCGCGCTCCTGGTGGTGGACGCCACCCAGGGCGTCGAGGCCCAGACCCTGGCCAATGTCTACATGGCCCTGGACAATGATCTGGAGGTCGTGCCGGTTCTGAACAAGATCGACCTGCCCAGCGCCGAGCCCGAACGGGTGGCCGAGGAGATCGAGGAAGTCATCGGCCTGGACTGCACGGACATGGCCACGGTTTCGGCCAAGACGGGCCTGGGCGTGGAGGATCTGCTGGAAAAACTGGTCGAACGCGTGCCCGCGCCCAAGGGCGACACCGACGCCCCGCTCAAGGCCCTGATCTTCGACTCCTGGTACGACTCCTACCAGGGCGTTGTCGTTTTGTTCCGCGTGCTCGAAGGCATGATCAAATGGGGCCAGCGCGTGGTGATGTGCGCCACGGACAAGAAGTACGAGGTCACCCGCCTGGGCGTGTTTTCGCCCGAGGCCATGGACATCAAGTCCCTGGGCGCGGGCGAGGTCGGCTTTCTGTGCGCGGCCATCAAGGACCTCAAGGACGCCCAGGTCGGCGACACCATCACCGACCCGGAGCGGCCCACGGACAGTCCCTTCCCCGGCTTCAAGACCATCAAGCCCATGGTTTTCTGCGGGCTCTACCCCGTGGAACCGGCCGAGTACGACACCCTGAAGTCCGCCCTGGAAAAACTCCAGCTCAACGACGCGGCCCTGCACTACGAACCCGAGACCTCCCAGGCCCTGGGCTTTGGCTTCCGCTGCGGATTTTTGGGACTGCTGCACATGGAGGTCATCCAGGAACGCCTGGAGCGCGAGTTCCAGGCCAAGCTCATCGCCACGGCGCCCTCGGTCATCTACCGCGTGACCCGCACCGACGGCGAGACCTTCGACATCGACAACCCGAGCAACCTGCCGGCGCAGGAAAAGATCGCGTCCATCGCCGAACCCTTTGTGCGCATGGAAATCCATGTGCCCAACGAGTACGTCGGCAACGTGCTCGGACTGTGCGAGGAAAAGCGCGGCATCCAGAAGGACATGAAATATCTGACCTCGACCCGCGTGGTCATCAGCTACGAACTGCCCTTCTCGGAGATTGTGTACGACTTCTTCGACCGCCTCAAATCCGTGACCAAGGGCTTCGCGTCCCTGGATTACGAGGTCATCGACTATCGCGAGGCCGATCTGGTCAAGCTCGACGTGCTCATCAACGGCGAACAGGTCGACGCCATGGCCGTCATCGTGCACCGCTCCAACGCCGCCTATCGTGGCCGGGCCCTGGCCCTGAAACTCAAGCGGGTCATCCACCGCCAGTTGTTCGAGATCATCATCCAGGCGGCCATCGGCAACAAGATCATCGCGCGCGAGCGGGTCTCCCCGCTGCGCAAGAACGTCACCGCCAAATGCTATGGCGGCGACATTACCCGGAAACGCAAGCTTCTGGAAAAACAGAAAGAAGGCAAAAAGCGC encodes:
- a CDS encoding response regulator transcription factor produces the protein MSKLKALLLHPDSKVRSQLRDLLDPVKEIVVLGEAVSSFEALEMLAFIPYDVFFMGTELPHGVSGMDLAAHLAQGDDPPALIFLATEEDHAFTAFELGAADYLLWPVNAARFARTIERLRPLLPRKKAAPPTQPMRAAQASNEETLHLALGDDEEEVFVNALRQAWDLNRERPPEIEKLPVNQEGRHILIPYTQIVYVEAYEDYSFVHTAQDRFLTSYRLKNLEARLKPHRFCRVHRKYLVNLDMVTEIASMPGGNYMLRTAGRKKIELPVSRRRIGELKKILQL
- a CDS encoding acetyl-coenzyme A synthetase; its protein translation is MKRNQPRKESAMNEPDMIQSEELVFRPLPQLVIEANVNPQEFATAQASARADHLGYWEDAAQELDWFQCWDTVLDDSNAPRYRWFKGAQCNIVYNALDRHI
- a CDS encoding elongation factor 4, which codes for MPTQEHIRNFSIIAHIDHGKSTLADRIMEKTKLISDRQKKDQYLDRMELEQERGITIKAQTVRIPYRSKNGRDYILNLIDTPGHVDFSYEVSRSLAACDGALLVVDATQGVEAQTLANVYMALDNDLEVVPVLNKIDLPSAEPERVAEEIEEVIGLDCTDMATVSAKTGLGVEDLLEKLVERVPAPKGDTDAPLKALIFDSWYDSYQGVVVLFRVLEGMIKWGQRVVMCATDKKYEVTRLGVFSPEAMDIKSLGAGEVGFLCAAIKDLKDAQVGDTITDPERPTDSPFPGFKTIKPMVFCGLYPVEPAEYDTLKSALEKLQLNDAALHYEPETSQALGFGFRCGFLGLLHMEVIQERLEREFQAKLIATAPSVIYRVTRTDGETFDIDNPSNLPAQEKIASIAEPFVRMEIHVPNEYVGNVLGLCEEKRGIQKDMKYLTSTRVVISYELPFSEIVYDFFDRLKSVTKGFASLDYEVIDYREADLVKLDVLINGEQVDAMAVIVHRSNAAYRGRALALKLKRVIHRQLFEIIIQAAIGNKIIARERVSPLRKNVTAKCYGGDITRKRKLLEKQKEGKKRMKRMGSVEIPQEAFLAALQPDD